The following proteins are encoded in a genomic region of Synechococcus sp. ROS8604:
- the arsJ gene encoding organoarsenical effux MFS transporter ArsJ — MRLSSLQQYSIVTANYWAFTLTDGALRMLVLFHFHELRYSTLEIAFLFLFYEFFGILTNLYGGLIGARSGLRFTLWVGTLLQIFALLMLIPVAASWPKLLSVTYVMVAQAVSGIAKDLNKMSAKSAIKVVVPVHDDVQTGDLQLFKWVAILTGSKNALKGVGFFLGGLLLTSFGFNFAVGLLAAGLALAFLPTLALPGDFGQMKDEPSLSSLFSKSQGINVLSLARFFLFGARDVWFVVALPVFLEASLGWSFWEIGGFLGLWVIGYGIVQGSAPGLRRLWGKTTPPGVSSVQFWSALLTAIPALIAIALWREVDVSVAITAGLTAFGVVFAMNSSIHSYMVLSYTDSENVSLNVGFYYMANAAGRLTGTLLSGAIFLVGGMQACLWMSCLLVGLAFLSSCKLPYPSRQSMQPL; from the coding sequence ATAGCATCGTGACTGCTAATTATTGGGCGTTTACGCTCACTGATGGAGCGTTGCGTATGTTGGTTCTGTTTCATTTTCACGAGCTTAGATATTCCACACTTGAAATTGCCTTTCTGTTTCTCTTTTATGAGTTTTTTGGGATCCTAACGAATCTTTATGGTGGTTTGATTGGTGCTCGGTCTGGACTGCGTTTCACGTTGTGGGTTGGCACGTTGCTGCAGATCTTTGCGTTGTTGATGTTGATCCCTGTTGCTGCCAGCTGGCCAAAGTTGTTGAGTGTGACCTATGTGATGGTCGCTCAGGCGGTTAGCGGTATCGCGAAGGATCTCAACAAAATGAGTGCTAAAAGTGCTATTAAGGTTGTGGTTCCCGTTCATGATGATGTTCAGACCGGGGATCTACAACTTTTTAAATGGGTTGCCATTCTTACTGGATCCAAAAATGCTCTCAAGGGGGTTGGTTTTTTTCTTGGTGGTTTGCTTTTAACCTCTTTTGGTTTCAATTTTGCCGTTGGTTTGTTGGCAGCAGGTTTGGCATTGGCATTCCTGCCAACCTTGGCTTTGCCAGGGGATTTTGGACAGATGAAGGATGAGCCTTCTTTGTCGTCCCTCTTCTCCAAATCCCAAGGAATCAATGTCTTGTCATTGGCTCGTTTTTTCTTGTTTGGTGCCAGAGATGTCTGGTTTGTGGTGGCTTTGCCCGTTTTTCTAGAGGCCTCTTTGGGCTGGAGCTTCTGGGAAATTGGAGGCTTTTTAGGCCTTTGGGTGATCGGTTACGGCATTGTTCAGGGTTCTGCTCCTGGATTGCGTCGTCTTTGGGGAAAGACCACTCCACCTGGGGTTTCCTCTGTGCAGTTTTGGAGTGCCCTATTAACGGCGATACCGGCTCTCATCGCGATTGCTCTTTGGCGTGAAGTCGATGTGTCGGTTGCTATCACTGCTGGATTGACTGCGTTTGGTGTTGTTTTTGCAATGAACTCCTCCATTCACTCCTACATGGTTCTGTCTTATACCGATTCCGAAAACGTAAGCCTCAACGTTGGCTTCTATTACATGGCGAATGCCGCTGGACGTTTAACGGGTACTTTGCTGTCAGGAGCTATTTTTCTTGTCGGAGGTATGCAGGCTTGCTTGTGGATGTCTTGCCTTCTTGTGGGATTGGCATTTTTGAGCAGTTGTAAATTGCCTTATCCGTCTAGACAATCCATGCAGCCACTTTAG
- the pstS gene encoding phosphate ABC transporter substrate-binding protein PstS translates to MRRPFPIRSSIALMGVAAGLSLAACTSTENSKSNIEGSLSAAGASFPAAIYQRWFSDLAPQGIQVNYQSVGSGAGVRQFTAGTVDFGASDKPMKPEAIAKVSRGVVQIPMTAGAIAVAYNNAGCELKLSQDQLAGIFLGSIKNYSELGCDSKAIKIVHRSDGSGTNYNFTKHLSAISPEWKDNVGADKSVQWPSGIGAKGNEGVSAQLQQIDGGIGYVELAYVKGDLQAAAVQNGSGEKVVPTNKTASEALGSIDLGPDLIGGNPNPMGGYPIVTFTWVLAYANENAEKLPLLQKTFNYMLSDEAQSKAPELGYVSLPPEVISKAKEAVATIKE, encoded by the coding sequence ATGCGTCGCCCTTTCCCGATTCGCTCATCCATCGCTCTTATGGGCGTGGCTGCAGGCCTCAGCCTTGCAGCGTGTACGAGCACAGAAAACAGCAAAAGCAACATTGAAGGGAGTCTATCGGCAGCAGGAGCTTCCTTTCCAGCAGCGATTTATCAGCGTTGGTTTTCGGACTTAGCGCCGCAGGGAATCCAAGTCAATTATCAATCCGTAGGTTCTGGGGCAGGTGTACGCCAATTCACTGCCGGCACAGTGGACTTCGGGGCTTCTGACAAGCCAATGAAACCCGAAGCCATTGCAAAAGTGAGTCGTGGTGTCGTGCAGATCCCAATGACAGCTGGTGCTATCGCCGTTGCATACAACAATGCAGGCTGTGAGCTAAAGCTGTCACAAGATCAATTAGCCGGCATCTTCTTAGGCTCGATCAAAAACTACAGTGAACTCGGATGCGATTCAAAAGCGATCAAAATTGTGCATCGCTCGGATGGATCCGGAACCAACTACAACTTCACCAAACACCTTTCAGCAATTAGTCCTGAATGGAAAGACAATGTAGGCGCTGACAAATCTGTCCAATGGCCTTCGGGAATTGGAGCCAAAGGAAATGAAGGTGTGTCTGCTCAACTTCAACAAATCGATGGTGGCATTGGCTACGTCGAGCTGGCCTATGTGAAAGGGGATCTCCAAGCAGCGGCTGTGCAAAATGGCTCAGGCGAAAAAGTTGTCCCCACGAACAAAACGGCCAGTGAAGCGCTGGGATCCATCGATCTCGGTCCAGATCTGATCGGTGGCAATCCAAACCCTATGGGTGGATATCCAATCGTGACGTTCACTTGGGTGCTGGCCTATGCCAACGAAAATGCTGAAAAGTTACCTCTTCTTCAGAAGACCTTTAACTACATGCTCTCGGACGAGGCCCAGTCCAAAGCTCCTGAACTTGGCTATGTTTCACTTCCTCCAGAAGTCATTAGTAAAGCCAAAGAAGCAGTTGCAACCATCAAGGAATAA